In Parus major isolate Abel chromosome 3, Parus_major1.1, whole genome shotgun sequence, the following are encoded in one genomic region:
- the RCOR3 gene encoding REST corepressor 3 isoform X5 → MGATKYTDKDNGGMLVWSPYHNIPDAKLDEYIAIAKEKHGYNVEQALGMLFWHKHNIEKSLADLPNFTPFPDEWTVEDKVLFEQAFSFHGKSFHRIQQMLPDKTIASLVKYYYSWKKTRSRTSLMDRQARKLANRNNQGDSDDDVEEAHPMDGNDSDYDPKKEAKKEVTDNLMGNNDQPVQTSKIGLGRREYQSLQHRHHSQRSKCRPPKGMYLTQEDVIAVSCSPNAANTILRQLDMELISLKRQVQNAKQVNSALKQKMEGGIEEFKPPESNQKINARWTTEEQLLAVQGVRKYGKDFQAIADVIGNKTVGQVKNFFVNYRRRFNLEEVLQEWEAEQGTLASNGDASALGEDTKNTSNVPSGKSTDEEDEAQSTPATQCLGPSPPAQASAPAPATPLATLNQPPPLLRPALPAAPALHRQPPPLQQQARFIQPRPTLNQPPPPLIRPANSMPPRLNPRPVLTAGSGQQPPSLIGIQTESQSTLH, encoded by the exons GTGCCACAAAATACACTGATAAAGATAATGGAGGAATGCTTGTATGGTCTCCATATCATAATATTCCCGATGCCAAGT TGGATGAATATATAGcaatagcaaaggaaaaacatggaTACAATGTGGAACAG gctCTCGGCATGTTGTTCTGGCATAAACACAATATTGAGAAGTCCCTTGCGGATCTCCCTAACTTCACTCCTTTCCCTGATGAATGGACAGTTGAAGATAAAGTCCTATTTGAACAAGCATTTAGCTTCCATGGAAAGAGCTTTCACAGGATCCAGCAAATG CTCCCAGACAAGACCATTGCAAGCCTTGTAAAATATTACTATTCTTGGAAAAAAACTCGCTCTAGGACAAGTTTGATGGATCGTCAGGCTCGTAAACTAGCTAATAGAAATAATCAAGGTGACAG CGATGATGATGTAGAAGAAGCTCATCCAATGGATGGAAATGATAGCGATTATGATCCcaaaaaagaagccaaaaaggAGGTAACAGATAACTTAATG GGCAATAATGATCAGCCTGTTCAGACCAGCAAAATAGGTCTGGGTAGAAGAGAGTATCAGAGCTTGCAGCATCGCCACCATTCCCAGCGTTCCAAATGCCGTCCACCAAAAGGCATGTACCTGACCCAGGAAGATGTGATAGCTGTTTCCTGTAGTCCCAATGCAGCCAACACAATTCTTAGACAGCTGGATATGGAACTAATCTCGTTAAAGCGACAG GTTCAAAATGCTAAGCAAGTAAACAGTGCActtaaacagaaaatggaaggCGGGATTGAAGAATTCAAACCTCCTGAg TCTAATCAGAAAATCAATGCCCGTTGGACCACAGAAGAACAGCTTCTTGCAGTACAAG GTGTCCGAAAATACGGTAAAGATTTTCAAGCTATTGCAGATGTAATTGGCAACAAGACTGTTGGCCAAGTGAAGAACTTCTTTGTAAACTACAGGCGTCGGTTTAACTTAGAGGAGGTATTGCAGGAATGGGAAGCGGAACAAGGAACCCTGGCTTCTAATGGTGATGCTTCTGCTTTAGGGGAGGAcacaaaaaatacttctaatgTGCCATCAGGAAAGAGCACTGATGAAGAAGATGAG GCACAAAGCACTCCGGCCACTCAGTGTTTAGGCCCTTCACCTCCAGCACAGgcatctgctccagcacctgccaCTCCCTTGGCAACTTTAAATCAGCCGCCCCCGTTACTTCGTCCAGCACTTCccgctgctcctgctctgcaccgCCAGCCTCCGCCGCTCCAGCAGCAGGCGCGCTTCATTCAGCCGCGGCCGACCCTAAACCAGCCTCCCCCCCCGCTCATCCGCCCAGCTAATTCCATGCCTCCTCGTCTCAACCCCCGGCCCGTGCTGACCGCGGGCAGTGGCCAGCAGCCACCCTCGCTCATCGGAATTCAGACAGAATCTCAGTCCACTCtgcactga
- the RCOR3 gene encoding REST corepressor 3 isoform X6: MLFWHKHNIEKSLADLPNFTPFPDEWTVEDKVLFEQAFSFHGKSFHRIQQMLPDKTIASLVKYYYSWKKTRSRTSLMDRQARKLANRNNQGDSDDDVEEAHPMDGNDSDYDPKKEAKKEVTDNLMGNNDQPVQTSKIGLGRREYQSLQHRHHSQRSKCRPPKGMYLTQEDVIAVSCSPNAANTILRQLDMELISLKRQVQNAKQVNSALKQKMEGGIEEFKPPESNQKINARWTTEEQLLAVQGVRKYGKDFQAIADVIGNKTVGQVKNFFVNYRRRFNLEEVLQEWEAEQGTLASNGDASALGEDTKNTSNVPSGKSTDEEDEAQSTPATQCLGPSPPAQASAPAPATPLATLNQPPPLLRPALPAAPALHRQPPPLQQQARFIQPRPTLNQPPPPLIRPANSMPPRLNPRPVLTAGSGQQPPSLIGIQTESQSTLH; the protein is encoded by the exons ATGTTGTTCTGGCATAAACACAATATTGAGAAGTCCCTTGCGGATCTCCCTAACTTCACTCCTTTCCCTGATGAATGGACAGTTGAAGATAAAGTCCTATTTGAACAAGCATTTAGCTTCCATGGAAAGAGCTTTCACAGGATCCAGCAAATG CTCCCAGACAAGACCATTGCAAGCCTTGTAAAATATTACTATTCTTGGAAAAAAACTCGCTCTAGGACAAGTTTGATGGATCGTCAGGCTCGTAAACTAGCTAATAGAAATAATCAAGGTGACAG CGATGATGATGTAGAAGAAGCTCATCCAATGGATGGAAATGATAGCGATTATGATCCcaaaaaagaagccaaaaaggAGGTAACAGATAACTTAATG GGCAATAATGATCAGCCTGTTCAGACCAGCAAAATAGGTCTGGGTAGAAGAGAGTATCAGAGCTTGCAGCATCGCCACCATTCCCAGCGTTCCAAATGCCGTCCACCAAAAGGCATGTACCTGACCCAGGAAGATGTGATAGCTGTTTCCTGTAGTCCCAATGCAGCCAACACAATTCTTAGACAGCTGGATATGGAACTAATCTCGTTAAAGCGACAG GTTCAAAATGCTAAGCAAGTAAACAGTGCActtaaacagaaaatggaaggCGGGATTGAAGAATTCAAACCTCCTGAg TCTAATCAGAAAATCAATGCCCGTTGGACCACAGAAGAACAGCTTCTTGCAGTACAAG GTGTCCGAAAATACGGTAAAGATTTTCAAGCTATTGCAGATGTAATTGGCAACAAGACTGTTGGCCAAGTGAAGAACTTCTTTGTAAACTACAGGCGTCGGTTTAACTTAGAGGAGGTATTGCAGGAATGGGAAGCGGAACAAGGAACCCTGGCTTCTAATGGTGATGCTTCTGCTTTAGGGGAGGAcacaaaaaatacttctaatgTGCCATCAGGAAAGAGCACTGATGAAGAAGATGAG GCACAAAGCACTCCGGCCACTCAGTGTTTAGGCCCTTCACCTCCAGCACAGgcatctgctccagcacctgccaCTCCCTTGGCAACTTTAAATCAGCCGCCCCCGTTACTTCGTCCAGCACTTCccgctgctcctgctctgcaccgCCAGCCTCCGCCGCTCCAGCAGCAGGCGCGCTTCATTCAGCCGCGGCCGACCCTAAACCAGCCTCCCCCCCCGCTCATCCGCCCAGCTAATTCCATGCCTCCTCGTCTCAACCCCCGGCCCGTGCTGACCGCGGGCAGTGGCCAGCAGCCACCCTCGCTCATCGGAATTCAGACAGAATCTCAGTCCACTCtgcactga
- the RCOR3 gene encoding REST corepressor 3 isoform X8 — protein MLFWHKHNIEKSLADLPNFTPFPDEWTVEDKVLFEQAFSFHGKSFHRIQQMLPDKTIASLVKYYYSWKKTRSRTSLMDRQARKLANRNNQGDSDDDVEEAHPMDGNDSDYDPKKEAKKEGNNDQPVQTSKIGLGRREYQSLQHRHHSQRSKCRPPKGMYLTQEDVIAVSCSPNAANTILRQLDMELISLKRQVQNAKQVNSALKQKMEGGIEEFKPPESNQKINARWTTEEQLLAVQGVRKYGKDFQAIADVIGNKTVGQVKNFFVNYRRRFNLEEVLQEWEAEQGTLASNGDASALGEDTKNTSNVPSGKSTDEEDEAQSTPATQCLGPSPPAQASAPAPATPLATLNQPPPLLRPALPAAPALHRQPPPLQQQARFIQPRPTLNQPPPPLIRPANSMPPRLNPRPVLTAGSGQQPPSLIGIQTESQSTLH, from the exons ATGTTGTTCTGGCATAAACACAATATTGAGAAGTCCCTTGCGGATCTCCCTAACTTCACTCCTTTCCCTGATGAATGGACAGTTGAAGATAAAGTCCTATTTGAACAAGCATTTAGCTTCCATGGAAAGAGCTTTCACAGGATCCAGCAAATG CTCCCAGACAAGACCATTGCAAGCCTTGTAAAATATTACTATTCTTGGAAAAAAACTCGCTCTAGGACAAGTTTGATGGATCGTCAGGCTCGTAAACTAGCTAATAGAAATAATCAAGGTGACAG CGATGATGATGTAGAAGAAGCTCATCCAATGGATGGAAATGATAGCGATTATGATCCcaaaaaagaagccaaaaaggAG GGCAATAATGATCAGCCTGTTCAGACCAGCAAAATAGGTCTGGGTAGAAGAGAGTATCAGAGCTTGCAGCATCGCCACCATTCCCAGCGTTCCAAATGCCGTCCACCAAAAGGCATGTACCTGACCCAGGAAGATGTGATAGCTGTTTCCTGTAGTCCCAATGCAGCCAACACAATTCTTAGACAGCTGGATATGGAACTAATCTCGTTAAAGCGACAG GTTCAAAATGCTAAGCAAGTAAACAGTGCActtaaacagaaaatggaaggCGGGATTGAAGAATTCAAACCTCCTGAg TCTAATCAGAAAATCAATGCCCGTTGGACCACAGAAGAACAGCTTCTTGCAGTACAAG GTGTCCGAAAATACGGTAAAGATTTTCAAGCTATTGCAGATGTAATTGGCAACAAGACTGTTGGCCAAGTGAAGAACTTCTTTGTAAACTACAGGCGTCGGTTTAACTTAGAGGAGGTATTGCAGGAATGGGAAGCGGAACAAGGAACCCTGGCTTCTAATGGTGATGCTTCTGCTTTAGGGGAGGAcacaaaaaatacttctaatgTGCCATCAGGAAAGAGCACTGATGAAGAAGATGAG GCACAAAGCACTCCGGCCACTCAGTGTTTAGGCCCTTCACCTCCAGCACAGgcatctgctccagcacctgccaCTCCCTTGGCAACTTTAAATCAGCCGCCCCCGTTACTTCGTCCAGCACTTCccgctgctcctgctctgcaccgCCAGCCTCCGCCGCTCCAGCAGCAGGCGCGCTTCATTCAGCCGCGGCCGACCCTAAACCAGCCTCCCCCCCCGCTCATCCGCCCAGCTAATTCCATGCCTCCTCGTCTCAACCCCCGGCCCGTGCTGACCGCGGGCAGTGGCCAGCAGCCACCCTCGCTCATCGGAATTCAGACAGAATCTCAGTCCACTCtgcactga